In Vreelandella piezotolerans, one genomic interval encodes:
- the metK gene encoding methionine adenosyltransferase codes for MSEYSLFTSESVSEGHPDKIADQISDAVLDAIIARDKQARVACETMVKTGVAIIAGEITTSAWVDLETLVRDVITDIGYTSSQVGFDGATCGVINLIGKQSVDIAQGVDRTKPEDQGAGDQGLMFGYATNETDSFMPAPIHYSHRLVERQAELRKNGLLPWLRPDAKSQVTFRYNADGQPCGVDAVVLSTQHDPEIDQEDLRKMVKREIIEQVIPAEWLDADTQYHINPTGKFVIGGPVGDCGLTGRKIIVDTYGGMARHGGGAFSGKDPSKVDRSAAYAGRYVAKNVVAAGLADKCEIQVSYAIGVAEPTSVSIDTFGTGKIDDAKIVELVREHFDLRPYAITTMLDLLHPMYRLTSAYGHFGRAPFEHSYTWVDDKGEEHKETFTAFPWEKTDKADALRQAAGL; via the coding sequence ATGAGCGAATATTCCCTGTTTACCTCCGAGTCCGTTTCCGAGGGCCATCCCGATAAGATTGCCGACCAGATTTCAGACGCGGTGCTAGATGCCATTATCGCCCGGGATAAACAGGCCCGTGTTGCCTGTGAAACGATGGTGAAAACCGGTGTAGCCATTATTGCCGGTGAGATCACCACGTCCGCGTGGGTGGATCTCGAGACGCTGGTGCGTGATGTGATTACCGATATTGGCTACACCTCGTCTCAAGTGGGCTTCGACGGTGCCACATGCGGCGTCATCAACCTGATTGGCAAGCAGAGTGTCGATATTGCGCAGGGTGTCGATCGTACCAAGCCGGAAGATCAAGGCGCGGGCGACCAGGGCCTGATGTTCGGCTACGCCACCAACGAAACCGACTCGTTCATGCCGGCCCCGATCCACTACTCGCACCGCTTGGTCGAGCGTCAGGCGGAGCTGCGTAAAAACGGCCTGCTGCCGTGGTTGCGCCCGGATGCCAAGAGCCAGGTGACGTTCCGCTACAATGCAGACGGGCAGCCTTGTGGCGTCGATGCGGTAGTGCTGTCGACTCAGCACGATCCGGAGATCGATCAAGAAGACCTGCGTAAGATGGTCAAGCGCGAGATCATCGAACAAGTGATTCCTGCGGAGTGGTTGGACGCCGATACCCAATATCACATCAACCCGACCGGCAAGTTCGTGATTGGTGGCCCGGTGGGCGACTGCGGCCTGACCGGCCGTAAGATCATCGTCGATACCTATGGTGGTATGGCGCGCCACGGTGGCGGCGCGTTCTCGGGCAAGGATCCGTCGAAAGTAGACCGTAGCGCCGCATACGCTGGCCGTTATGTGGCGAAAAACGTCGTGGCCGCGGGCCTGGCAGACAAGTGTGAGATTCAGGTCTCCTATGCCATTGGCGTGGCAGAGCCGACCTCTGTGTCCATCGACACCTTCGGTACCGGCAAAATCGACGACGCCAAGATCGTCGAGTTGGTGCGCGAGCATTTCGATCTGCGCCCCTACGCGATCACCACCATGCTCGACCTGCTGCATCCGATGTATCGCCTCACGTCTGCGTATGGCCACTTCGGCCGCGCGCCGTTCGAACACAGCTACACTTGGGTGGACGACAAAGGCGAAGAGCATAAAGAGACCTTCACTGCGTTTCCATGGGAAAAAACCGATAAAGCGGACGCGCTGCGTCAGGCCGCCGGTCTATAA